The following nucleotide sequence is from Aspergillus luchuensis IFO 4308 DNA, chromosome 1, nearly complete sequence.
CCTACTCGGACCTACATTTGGTGCCATCGCGGCGGGCCTCATCTCCCTGGTGGAGGCAGGATCCTTGCTGGGAAGTTCGTTCGTCGCCGGTCGCATCGTGGTTGTTGCAGCCAATTCCAACAGGTTGCCCGCCTTCCTGGCCCGCGTGGGCTCCGTTTCAGGACAATCGACATCGACAGCAGATGCCCCGATCAATGCGATTCTCTTCTCTACCGCTTGTTCCATTGTGTATATTTCCTTCGGGAACTCTCGGGTCTTGGCGACCTTCAGTAGTCTGTCAGCGTAtatcctttttcttcctgaCAATGGTCGGCGCTATCATCTTCGGGTTCGTGAACCAGAGTTGCTCCGCCCGTACAAGCCGATGGTCTGTGTTCCTGTTGTGTTTGCTCTGATCAGTAGATGTGTGGTTGCTTGTGGCGCTGTTTTTGCTCCTGTGCATGCCGTGATGCTCATTGGACTGTGGCTGGTGGGCCTAGGGTTGTATAAGTGCGAGGAGGCAATGGAtagggaagggagaggcgGAGAGTAGCGAGCAATAGCTTCGGTACACGATGCGAAAGCGTGATGGAGGCGCGCTGGATGCTAGCGCAAACCATATGTATTCAAGTCGGATCAATCTTGTGATGAGAGGTAGTCCTCTCACCCTTTATAAGCCAATCTGCTTGTACAAAGTGGCCGGGGATGTGTTCCCCTAATTGATGCGAGAATTGGTCATAATGAAGTAGTGGTGAGTTGAGTTCTGTCAAGCAATTCACTTGGCTTGACTGAAGATGCACCGGAGTTCGGCAGTGTTTATCCGATGCACTGGCAGGGACGCCGGTTTCTGTTGCACAAAGGTTGCGACTTCTCTGATCAACACTGAAAAAGGAACCGGACAATTATATTGACCGAGCCATTGATTTGCCCAGCGTTTTCACGGCGGTGGGTcttgggaaggaagagcatCACAGTCTTCGCTTCGTTCCGTGAatagaaaagcaaagcatcGTCCCGTATAATCAAGATAGAACCCGCGTTGTTCATAACGTCACCCTCTATTTACCGCCCGTTCACTGTCCATTCATATACATCGGGGGCAGAGACAGATGAACCACAAGGAAAACGGGATTGCTGGTCATCCAACTCACCCTGcaatggaatggaatggacCAAACGACCCTGCTAATCCTCGGAACTTTCCGCCGGCCAGACGTTTCATGGGAATTGCCAGTGTGACCCTGCTGGCCTTTGTCAGTGCCTTTGCGGGTGCCATCTATGCGCCTGCACAGACTGCAGTGCTGAAAGACATGAACTGCAGCTCTGAGGTCGCCATGCTCCCGCTCGCCCTATATAATCTGGGGCTAGCATTTGGGCCCATTGTTGGGGCACCCCTGTCTGAAACCTATGGTCGCAAAGCCGTCTATCTTGCGACTACTCCAGTTTTCATGTTGTTCATGATTGGTGGCGCCGTGTCGAACACTATATCGGGCCTGACACTGTGTCGTTTCTTTGCCGCTGTCTTTGGGTCATCAAACATCAGCAACGCCTCGGCAACCATTCTGGACTATACGCATGACAGCGAACGAGGCACCGTCCTCGCCATCTACTACGCAGTCCCGACTGTTGCTGCGACCCTGGCACCTCTCGTTGGGGGACTTATCATGATTCACACTGGGGAGTGGAGCTGGACACAATGGGCACCGGTAATTCTCGCGGCAGCTTTCTATCCCCCGTTGATATTCACCAGGGAGACCTATAAAGCGGTTATCCTACGACGTCGGGCGACGCAACTGGGCATAGCGGACGTGAACCGTGAGACAACTATTGACGCTAGTTTCCGGCACCTCTTTATCATTTTATTCCAGCGGCCTATTCATATGCTCCTGACCGAGCCCATAGTGACATTCATCAGTCTCTATAATGGATTTCTTTTTGGTCTGTTGTATGCATTCGTGATTTCCGTTCCTTGGGTATTTGAGAAGTATTATGGGTTCGATACGACCGCCCAGGCACTTTCGTATCTTGGTGTGACCGTGGGCAATATGGTTGCTTGTATACCCCACACTGTGATAGACCGgtacttcttcttgccgCGGCTGCACTCGTGGAAACAAGCCCACGAGCCGAGTCTCAAAATGCCTCCGGAGTCTCGTCTTGTATCAGCGTTGGGGGGCAGCTTGCTACTTCCACCATCGTTACTCATTCTTAGTTGGACTGCTAACTTCCATGTCCATTGGATGGTACCCATAGTATTCCAAGGCCTTTCGATGTTTTCCTGCTTGCTGGTGTATTCCGGGACGAACCTCTACATGATGGACACTTACGGTCCACTTTATGGTGCATCTGCCTCAGGCGCAATGATGTTCAGTAGATACATACTCAGCTGCGCGTTCCCTATGTTCACTCTCCAGATGTTTGAAGGGCTTGGTGTAGGCTGGGCAACCAGTCTTTTGGCTGCTTTTACTGTTCTTATGGCTCCGATGCCGTGGATCTTTTGGATTTATGGATCGCAGATTAGGAGGGCGAGCAAGTATGAGACTACTCTATGAACAATATTATCGGATTCCAAGCATTGACTAGCTAGTCGGCTTGTCTCTGTAGCAAGTTTCTGCATCATATCCCCAATCAGAGCCTATCTCAAGATTACTGAATGctaagaggatgaggagtttCATTTGGTCGATAACCGAGACAAGTGTGAATATAAAACAGACATTAAACCCAAAGCACTCACGGGCCAATGACCTGTTCCCTTACACATGTTGTTCGCCTGAATACATATGAAACTAATCTAATTGCCTAttggaaaagagagagagtttCATGAACTAGATCAGGAGCTATTGCGATCATTGATGCATGATACGCTGAGCGGTACGTCTAATGGTTACTGAAATGCTATCTCATCTATCGCAAGCACCATGCAGATATACGACTCGAGTAAAtaaggaggagaatgaaacAATGGTGATTAGTGAAACTAGTGAGGTCTCCAGATGAAGCTACTGCAATTGCCAAGCTCGGCATTAGATTGATGTACCGCTTGACAGCACCAAAGATATTCCCAAGTTATGTGAAAGTCACAACTTATGCTTCTTCTGGCCCTTCACCATTGCCTGAATCTGCTGCCCTGGCACGCCAGTTGCGATCATTTCCAGCCCCTCAAGAACCTCGAGGTAGTTATGTTGTTCATCTATCATCTTCTCTGTTCCACGTATCAACCCTTTAATGCGCCCTAGGCAGGAGTGTGCGGTGTGTGAGTCAAATCGTCGGTGCACTTCAGCAAGGACCTGCTCCAGAAACCCGACCGAGTCTTCTGGCTTCcccgaaggggaagagaccACTCCGTTGACGAATCCGCAGGCAGCAAGTTCGTCGCAGGGAATTCTTTTGCTCATAATCAAAGCCTCGCTTGCTTTGGATATGCCGAGGCGCCGCACAAAGGACCGAGACGCTGCACCTTCCGCTGCAAGGCCGAGCGAAGAAAATGgcgtgaggaggaaggtgtGCGGTGCGGCATAGATGAAGTCTGCTTGTGCGACGAGCGCCGCCGGAAGCCCCACAACAGGGCCATTCAGTGCCACAATCAGTATCTTTGAAAAACTGGTGAAGGTATGAGTGAGGTCCAGGTTGTTGAATAAAGTGCCACTCATGTTGCGCCGGATGTCCGTTCCATGGAGCTTGTTTCCGAAGGCAGATCTGACATCGGTACCCCTATTTGAAGGATCACCGAACCTATTAGCTCCGTGAACATAACTGACGGATATGTTAATCTTACGCTGAAAAGTATCGCCCTGTACCAGTGAGAATTGTTATATTAATGTCGGGGTTTTTCTCCAACTGGCGGAGAGTTTCACCGAGTTGATAATAATGATCCTGGCCCAGTGCATTAAGCTGATCAGGCCGATTGAGTGTTATGACGGCTATGTGGCCTTGGAGACGGACTATGATCGGACGGTGGTCAGCCATGCTGCACTTTAAATACTTCGGTTCTTTCATATTTTTAAACTACTAAAGCGCTTTCAGATGTGATATTTATTTGGAGAAAGCTGCAGTCTCGCCACGCGACCCCCTTGTAGCCTGCTGTACCCGTTCAGGCCgcatgcagatgcagagacGTCATTTGGCTGAGGGTTGTTCCTCCTAGATAGATGACGTGCCCTTGGTAACCCGAGGCTATAGTGTCCTGTGCCTATCCGTTCACGGAAGGCTTACCAAGGAGAATACTGCCAGACGACCAGTTCATCCATTTACACGAATCAGGCTAGGCACTGCAAGCTACACCTTACATGTTCGGCTTCACTCGATTACCCCTTGGAACATAGACTTTCCAGTCTTTGTCGATAGTCCTTGAATCAGAGCTGGCAGCGTTACCCCGCCTATTGTGAAAAGCCTGTTCCTCTCTACACCAGCGCCTTGATTCGCAGGCTAGCCAACTAGATATCTCCTCTGCGCATTCATTGACCGCTTCCAACGGCACCTGGTGTGAAAACCCTTGCATGACGACCTCGCGCACGCGACCAGCTGCAGCCCCGCCACTGCCTCCGGTAGCAATTCCTGTAGTCCGCAGTTTGTCGCTCCTCAACTCCGGAAGGCTCATATGGGACTCACTACCGTAGATGTAAAGGACACTCGGTCGTAGGTAGGGCAGCCGAGGGAAAAGTTCAGTTACCTCTGGACGATAAAACGGCAACGATGTCATGACCTGAGGGTCGAGATCCGGGTGCGTGAGGCGGTTTCTAGAATCGCCTATCGCTGCATCTGGGGCAGGGAGATTGTGATATGGCCGCGCAAAGGAGGCAAGCTCACACAGAACAGGGGTAGTGAGTCTTACCGGTGTTGTCATTTGAGGCTGACTATCCTTACCACTGATTCCAGTGTCCACCGAGACATCGCGCAAGCCGTATTTTACGAATTCCGCAAAGACGCGGCGATCCCAGGTTTGATAGAAGGGTTTTCTGCGAAAGGATTCAGCCGCTGCAGATCGGGATGGCCACGCTTCCCGCCTGTACACCGAGAACTTTAAGTGTGGCCGCAGGATCATGTCGGCTCTG
It contains:
- a CDS encoding uncharacterized protein (COG:S;~EggNog:ENOG410QDXZ;~InterPro:IPR020846,IPR011701,IPR036259;~PFAM:PF07690;~TransMembrane:12 (i21-43o63-81i88-106o118-136i148-172o178-197i248-274o286-306i334-355o361-381i393-416o428-450i);~go_function: GO:0022857 - transmembrane transporter activity [Evidence IEA];~go_process: GO:0055085 - transmembrane transport [Evidence IEA]): MEWNGPNDPANPRNFPPARRFMGIASVTLLAFVSAFAGAIYAPAQTAVLKDMNCSSEVAMLPLALYNLGLAFGPIVGAPLSETYGRKAVYLATTPVFMLFMIGGAVSNTISGLTLCRFFAAVFGSSNISNASATILDYTHDSERGTVLAIYYAVPTVAATLAPLVGGLIMIHTGEWSWTQWAPVILAAAFYPPLIFTRETYKAVILRRRATQLGIADVNRETTIDASFRHLFIILFQRPIHMLLTEPIVTFISLYNGFLFGLLYAFVISVPWVFEKYYGFDTTAQALSYLGVTVGNMVACIPHTVIDRYFFLPRLHSWKQAHEPSLKMPPESRLVSALGGSLLLPPSLLILSWTANFHVHWMVPIVFQGLSMFSCLLVYSGTNLYMMDTYGPLYGASASGAMMFSRYILSCAFPMFTLQMFEGLGVGWATSLLAAFTVLMAPMPWIFWIYGSQIRRASKYETTL
- a CDS encoding enoyl-CoA hydratase/isomerase family protein (COG:I;~EggNog:ENOG410PJ85;~InterPro:IPR001753,IPR029045;~PFAM:PF16113,PF00378;~go_function: GO:0003824 - catalytic activity [Evidence IEA]), with the translated sequence MADHRPIIVRLQGHIAVITLNRPDQLNALGQDHYYQLGETLRQLEKNPDINITILTGTGRYFSAGTDVRSAFGNKLHGTDIRRNMSGTLFNNLDLTHTFTSFSKILIVALNGPVVGLPAALVAQADFIYAAPHTFLLTPFSSLGLAAEGAASRSFVRRLGISKASEALIMSKRIPCDELAACGFVNGVVSSPSGKPEDSVGFLEQVLAEVHRRFDSHTAHSCLGRIKGLIRGTEKMIDEQHNYLEVLEGLEMIATGVPGQQIQAMVKGQKKHKL
- a CDS encoding uncharacterized protein (COG:S;~EggNog:ENOG410PJ7E;~InterPro:IPR029058), with the translated sequence MILRPHLKFSVYRREAWPSRSAAAESFRRKPFYQTWDRRVFAEFVKYGLRDVSVDTGISGKDSQPQMTTPVRLTTPVLCELASFARPYHNLPAPDAAIGDSRNRLTHPDLDPQVMTSLPFYRPEVTELFPRLPYLRPSVLYIYGSESHMSLPELRSDKLRTTGIATGGSGGAAAGRVREVVMQGFSHQVPLEAVNECAEEISSWLACESRRWCREEQAFHNRRGNAASSDSRTIDKDWKVYVPRGNRVKPNM